A region from the Alnus glutinosa chromosome 5, dhAlnGlut1.1, whole genome shotgun sequence genome encodes:
- the LOC133868788 gene encoding calcium-transporting ATPase 12, plasma membrane-type-like isoform X2 — MNISGEIHTSQMSTNISSHDGDLESQQAVLLIPSNTPSTHWSRIYLILRVRLLILRERNRKLRADRANKASLALDRSSTSSSTSYYSIISTDGTAEADIKSKRGEEISSASNEVSINENLDGASNAELQQENIARMVKEKDLNSLQNFGGIQVIAKALDTDLENGIRGDEQDMRSRRIASTLSTAHAPKQGFFQLLVTSCNSYIIVLLSVSAVLSLGFGIKEEGWRTGWEEGVLIIVAIIILVLDPWLRDFWLEHSQKTSPKQKPLELVQVFRGGCPQKVSIGDVLVGDIVCLEGGTQIPADGLFISGEQLLKLNYDGLESTIDDRNPFLFYGAKVIEGTGRMLVTSVGMDTTWGQLMKQVTQALNDKAPLPAKLDRVSTGLQIIGLSISILILIVSFLQFELGKEDFGSNHPDFKGKPTASKEIMDAIKRIVIKPNGKTSTLTTSLTMLLVGVTEGIPLAITLAITYWNRKMLSDKATAQEPWACLTMSSVTTICIHPLEVDMFWTEETRKAIQAWTNAGVSVILVSEANASVLEGIALECGLLPNSNRLVLEVENFRNYSNEERMNEVEKITVMGSSSPSDRLLLVQCLKEKGHKVAIVGGKINDIPALKEADVGIVIESCSSEMARESSDIIIRDGDFSFLVTIVGCGRCTYDNIRKYIQLELTMNIAGLLITSITTMSCGYSPISAIQLLWANFIVTLLGGLALLTEPLTEKLMDRPPLRQSEPLITKAMWRNVVSQALYQVAILLTFQFNGQAILGISKKNQRGAEDTNDIT; from the exons atgaatatttcCGGGGAAATTCACACAAGCCAGATGTCAACCAACATCTCTAGCCATGATGGAGATCTGGAGTCTCAGCAAGCGGTTTTGCTAATACCCAGTAACACCCCAAGTACCCATTGGAGCAGGATTTATCTCATTCTTAGGGTGCGACTTCTCATTCTTAGGGAGCGAAATCGCAAATTGAGAGCAGATAGAGCCAACAAGGCTTCTCTTGCTCTTGACAGATCAAGTACTTCATCATCTACTTCTTATTACAGTATCATCAGCACCGATGGCACAGCAGAAGCA GATATTAAAAGCAAAAGAGGGGAGGAAATCTCGTCCGCATCAAATGAAGTttcaataaatgaaaatttggaTGGGGCAAGTAATGCAGAACTCCAACAAGAAAACATAGCGAGAATGGTAAAGGAGAAAGACCTAAATTCCTTACAGAATTTTGGAGGCATCCAAGTAATTGCAAAGGCTCTGGATACTGATTTAGAGAACGGAATCCGTGGAGATGAGCAAGACATGCGCTCTCGACGCATAGCCAGCACGCTCTCCACAGCACATGCTCCTAAGCAAGGCTTCTTTCAATTGCTCGTAACATCTTGCAATAGTTACATTATTGTCCTTCTGTCCGTGTCCGCAGTGCTGTCACTTGGCTTTGGAATCAAGGAGGAAGGCTGGAGGACTGGCTGGGAGGAAGGAGTACTCATAATCGTTGCCATCATCATACTTGTACTTGATCCTTGGCTACGTGACTTCTGGCTCGAACATTCACAGAAGACGTCACCAAAGCAGAAACCATTGGAATTAGTTCAAGTCTTCAGAGGGGGATGCCCACAGAAAGTATCCATCGGTGATGTTTTGGTGGGTGACATAGTCTGCCTGGAGGGGGGAACTCAGATCCCTGCTGATGGCTTGTTCATATCTGGTGAGCAGCTTCTAAAACTAAATTATGATGGTCTAGAGTCCACCATCGATGACAGGAACCCATTTCTGTTCTACGGCGCAAAGGTGATTGAGGGAACTGGTCGCATGCTAGTGACATCTGTGGGCATGGACACCACATGGGGTCAGTTGATGAAACAGGTTACTCAAGCCCTCAACGACAAGGCCCCATTACCAGCTAAACTTGACCGGGTGAGCACTGGCTTACAAATTATTGGGCTCTCAATTTCTATCCTCATCCTTATTGTGTCGTTCCTCCAATTTGAGCTTGGAAAGGAAGATTTTGGCTCCAACCACCCAGATTTCAAGGGGAAACCAACTGCAAGTAAAGAGATAATGGACGCAATCAAGAGAATTGTCATCAAACCAAATGGGAAGACCAGTACCTTAACAACTTCACTTACTATGTTGCTGGTTGGAGTAACGGAAGGAATTCCTTTGGCAATTACGCTCGCCATCACTTATTGGAATAGGAAGATGCTGTCTGACAAGGCCACTGCTCAAGAACCTTGGGCTTGTCTCACCATGAGTTCAGTCACAACTATTTGCATTCACCCGCTGGAGGTTGACATGTTCTGGACAGAAGAGACAAGAAAAGCAATACAAGCTTGGACAAATGCTGGAGTTAGTGTCATACTTGTTTCAGAAGCTAATGCCTCAGTGTTGGAAGGCATAGCTCTCGAGTGTGGACTGCTCCCCAACTCAAATAGATTGGTGCTTGAAGTTGAAAACTTCCGAAACTACAGCAACGAGGAGAGGATGAATGAAGTAGAAAAAATCACCGTGATGGGAAGCTCCTCCCCTTCAGACAGGCTCCTTCTAGTGCAgtgtttgaaagaaaaaggcCACAAAGTAGCAATTGTTGGAGGCAAAATAAATGACATTCCGGCCCTAAAGGAAGCTGATGTGGGGATTGTGATAGAGAGTTGTAGCAGTGAAATGGCCAGAGAAAGTTCTGACATCATCATCCGCGACGGCGATTTCAGTTTCTTGGTCACCATTGTCGGGTGCGGAAGATGTACTTATGACAACATTCGGAAGTATATCCAGCTTGAGCTTACCATGAATATCGCAGGGCTGTTGATAACCTCCATCACAACCATGTCCTGTGGATATTCTCCAATTTCGGCAATCCAATTGCTTTGGGCTAACTTCATCGTGACCCTTCTAGGTGGCCTTGCATTACTGACTGAGCCACTGACAGAAAAACTGATGGACAGGCCGCCACTGAGACAAAGTGAACCACTTATCACCAAGGCTATGTGGAGAAACGTAGTCAGTCAAGCTCTATATCAGGTTGCCATCTTACTGACCTTCCAATTCAATGGGCAAGCTATCCTGGGCATCAGCAAGAAG AATCAAAGAGGAGCAGAGGATACAAATGACATTACCTGA
- the LOC133868788 gene encoding calcium-transporting ATPase 12, plasma membrane-type-like isoform X1, which translates to MNISGEIHTSQMSTNISSHDGDLESQQAVLLIPSNTPSTHWSRIYLILRVRLLILRERNRKLRADRANKASLALDRSSTSSSTSYYSIISTDGTAEADIKSKRGEEISSASNEVSINENLDGASNAELQQENIARMVKEKDLNSLQNFGGIQVIAKALDTDLENGIRGDEQDMRSRRIASTLSTAHAPKQGFFQLLVTSCNSYIIVLLSVSAVLSLGFGIKEEGWRTGWEEGVLIIVAIIILVLDPWLRDFWLEHSQKTSPKQKPLELVQVFRGGCPQKVSIGDVLVGDIVCLEGGTQIPADGLFISGEQLLKLNYDGLESTIDDRNPFLFYGAKVIEGTGRMLVTSVGMDTTWGQLMKQVTQALNDKAPLPAKLDRVSTGLQIIGLSISILILIVSFLQFELGKEDFGSNHPDFKGKPTASKEIMDAIKRIVIKPNGKTSTLTTSLTMLLVGVTEGIPLAITLAITYWNRKMLSDKATAQEPWACLTMSSVTTICIHPLEVDMFWTEETRKAIQAWTNAGVSVILVSEANASVLEGIALECGLLPNSNRLVLEVENFRNYSNEERMNEVEKITVMGSSSPSDRLLLVQCLKEKGHKVAIVGGKINDIPALKEADVGIVIESCSSEMARESSDIIIRDGDFSFLVTIVGCGRCTYDNIRKYIQLELTMNIAGLLITSITTMSCGYSPISAIQLLWANFIVTLLGGLALLTEPLTEKLMDRPPLRQSEPLITKAMWRNVVSQALYQVAILLTFQFNGQAILGISKKVSKTIIFNGFVLCQVFNQVNSRELEKKNVFRGIHRNPFFWVAVVVILVLQVSFIEIAHFLTGNPKLNWLQWFVCLLIGMISCANDWATKWAVGCIMGWFTGPFCSNMGTISMTPSAPSESATLELPLMET; encoded by the exons atgaatatttcCGGGGAAATTCACACAAGCCAGATGTCAACCAACATCTCTAGCCATGATGGAGATCTGGAGTCTCAGCAAGCGGTTTTGCTAATACCCAGTAACACCCCAAGTACCCATTGGAGCAGGATTTATCTCATTCTTAGGGTGCGACTTCTCATTCTTAGGGAGCGAAATCGCAAATTGAGAGCAGATAGAGCCAACAAGGCTTCTCTTGCTCTTGACAGATCAAGTACTTCATCATCTACTTCTTATTACAGTATCATCAGCACCGATGGCACAGCAGAAGCA GATATTAAAAGCAAAAGAGGGGAGGAAATCTCGTCCGCATCAAATGAAGTttcaataaatgaaaatttggaTGGGGCAAGTAATGCAGAACTCCAACAAGAAAACATAGCGAGAATGGTAAAGGAGAAAGACCTAAATTCCTTACAGAATTTTGGAGGCATCCAAGTAATTGCAAAGGCTCTGGATACTGATTTAGAGAACGGAATCCGTGGAGATGAGCAAGACATGCGCTCTCGACGCATAGCCAGCACGCTCTCCACAGCACATGCTCCTAAGCAAGGCTTCTTTCAATTGCTCGTAACATCTTGCAATAGTTACATTATTGTCCTTCTGTCCGTGTCCGCAGTGCTGTCACTTGGCTTTGGAATCAAGGAGGAAGGCTGGAGGACTGGCTGGGAGGAAGGAGTACTCATAATCGTTGCCATCATCATACTTGTACTTGATCCTTGGCTACGTGACTTCTGGCTCGAACATTCACAGAAGACGTCACCAAAGCAGAAACCATTGGAATTAGTTCAAGTCTTCAGAGGGGGATGCCCACAGAAAGTATCCATCGGTGATGTTTTGGTGGGTGACATAGTCTGCCTGGAGGGGGGAACTCAGATCCCTGCTGATGGCTTGTTCATATCTGGTGAGCAGCTTCTAAAACTAAATTATGATGGTCTAGAGTCCACCATCGATGACAGGAACCCATTTCTGTTCTACGGCGCAAAGGTGATTGAGGGAACTGGTCGCATGCTAGTGACATCTGTGGGCATGGACACCACATGGGGTCAGTTGATGAAACAGGTTACTCAAGCCCTCAACGACAAGGCCCCATTACCAGCTAAACTTGACCGGGTGAGCACTGGCTTACAAATTATTGGGCTCTCAATTTCTATCCTCATCCTTATTGTGTCGTTCCTCCAATTTGAGCTTGGAAAGGAAGATTTTGGCTCCAACCACCCAGATTTCAAGGGGAAACCAACTGCAAGTAAAGAGATAATGGACGCAATCAAGAGAATTGTCATCAAACCAAATGGGAAGACCAGTACCTTAACAACTTCACTTACTATGTTGCTGGTTGGAGTAACGGAAGGAATTCCTTTGGCAATTACGCTCGCCATCACTTATTGGAATAGGAAGATGCTGTCTGACAAGGCCACTGCTCAAGAACCTTGGGCTTGTCTCACCATGAGTTCAGTCACAACTATTTGCATTCACCCGCTGGAGGTTGACATGTTCTGGACAGAAGAGACAAGAAAAGCAATACAAGCTTGGACAAATGCTGGAGTTAGTGTCATACTTGTTTCAGAAGCTAATGCCTCAGTGTTGGAAGGCATAGCTCTCGAGTGTGGACTGCTCCCCAACTCAAATAGATTGGTGCTTGAAGTTGAAAACTTCCGAAACTACAGCAACGAGGAGAGGATGAATGAAGTAGAAAAAATCACCGTGATGGGAAGCTCCTCCCCTTCAGACAGGCTCCTTCTAGTGCAgtgtttgaaagaaaaaggcCACAAAGTAGCAATTGTTGGAGGCAAAATAAATGACATTCCGGCCCTAAAGGAAGCTGATGTGGGGATTGTGATAGAGAGTTGTAGCAGTGAAATGGCCAGAGAAAGTTCTGACATCATCATCCGCGACGGCGATTTCAGTTTCTTGGTCACCATTGTCGGGTGCGGAAGATGTACTTATGACAACATTCGGAAGTATATCCAGCTTGAGCTTACCATGAATATCGCAGGGCTGTTGATAACCTCCATCACAACCATGTCCTGTGGATATTCTCCAATTTCGGCAATCCAATTGCTTTGGGCTAACTTCATCGTGACCCTTCTAGGTGGCCTTGCATTACTGACTGAGCCACTGACAGAAAAACTGATGGACAGGCCGCCACTGAGACAAAGTGAACCACTTATCACCAAGGCTATGTGGAGAAACGTAGTCAGTCAAGCTCTATATCAGGTTGCCATCTTACTGACCTTCCAATTCAATGGGCAAGCTATCCTGGGCATCAGCAAGAAGGTGAGTAAAACCATTATCTTCAATGGTTTCGTTCTCTGCCAAGTATTTAACCAAGTAAATTCAAGGGAGCTGGAGAAGAAGAATGTTTTTAGGGGCATTCATCGTAACCCATTTTTTTGGGTGGCGGTGGTTGTTATTCTGGTGCTTCAGGTGTCTTTTATTGAGATTGCACATTTCCTTACCGGCAACCCAAAATTGAATTGGTTGCAGTGGTTCGTCTGTCTTCTAATTGGAATGATATCATGTGCTAATGATTGGGCTACAAAGTGGGCAGTAGGTTGCATCATGGGTTGGTTTACCGGACCATTTTGCTCAAATATGGGAACCATTAGCATGACACCCTCTGCTCCCTCAGAATCTGCAACTCTTGAGCTGCCACTAATGGAAACTTGA